A window from Micromonospora profundi encodes these proteins:
- a CDS encoding amino acid ABC transporter ATP-binding protein, which produces MATTTSVSLDARDVHLAFGPTRVLRGVDLTVPRGATACVIGPSGSGKSTLLRTLNRLIEPDRGDVLLDGRSVLGDDPDALRQRVGMVFQQFNLFPHMSVLRNITLALRRLRKLSEDEAVAVARAQLELVGLAGKADARPTQLSGGQQQRVAIARALALRPEVMLFDEATSALDPELVKGVLGVMADLSAGGMTMVVVTHEMGFARQVADTVAFMDRGVVLEAGPPERIFEGAEHPRLRRFLDQVL; this is translated from the coding sequence ATCGCGACGACAACCTCGGTCAGCCTCGACGCGCGGGACGTACACCTCGCCTTCGGGCCCACCCGGGTGCTGCGCGGCGTCGACCTGACAGTGCCGCGCGGTGCGACGGCCTGCGTGATCGGGCCCTCCGGTTCGGGCAAGTCCACTCTGCTGCGTACCCTCAACCGGCTCATCGAGCCGGACCGCGGCGACGTGCTGCTGGACGGGCGCAGCGTGCTGGGCGACGACCCGGACGCGCTGCGGCAGCGGGTGGGAATGGTCTTCCAACAGTTCAACCTCTTTCCGCACATGAGCGTGCTGCGCAACATCACCCTCGCACTGCGCCGGCTGCGCAAGCTCAGCGAGGACGAGGCGGTCGCGGTCGCCCGCGCCCAGTTGGAGCTTGTCGGGTTGGCCGGAAAGGCCGACGCCCGGCCGACGCAACTCTCCGGCGGCCAGCAGCAGCGCGTGGCGATCGCCCGGGCGCTGGCCCTGCGCCCCGAGGTGATGCTTTTCGACGAGGCCACCTCGGCGCTCGACCCCGAGCTGGTGAAGGGCGTACTCGGCGTGATGGCCGACCTCTCCGCCGGCGGAATGACGATGGTGGTGGTCACCCACGAGATGGGCTTCGCCCGGCAGGTCGCCGACACCGTCGCCTTCATGGACCGGGGCGTGGTGCTGGAGGCCGGCCCACCGGAGAGGATCTTCGAGGGGGCCGAGCATCCACGGCTGCGCCGGTTCCTCGACCAGGTGCTCTGA